Proteins from one Fundidesulfovibrio magnetotacticus genomic window:
- a CDS encoding cytochrome b5 domain-containing protein, protein MAETKTFTLEELARFDGKEGRPAYVAQGGKVYDITASKLWKAGRHMNRHDAGADLSAELPHAPHGNDRLERYPLVGVVAPECAVPHAQDRDAELPWLLRKSPFLRRHPHPMTVHFPIGFATGAVFFLVLFKLFGGAFLESGVHAMNLAGAVFTPVALATGLATWKYNYGCTLVRPVRIKLYLSPVLWVQFVACAVWFGFDPAALSTGSGLALLTFSMLPVMGVLGFIGATLTFPLHD, encoded by the coding sequence ATGGCCGAGACGAAGACCTTCACCCTTGAGGAGCTGGCGCGCTTCGACGGCAAGGAGGGCCGCCCCGCCTACGTGGCCCAGGGCGGCAAGGTGTACGACATCACCGCCTCGAAGCTCTGGAAGGCCGGACGCCACATGAACCGCCACGACGCCGGGGCCGACCTCTCTGCGGAGCTGCCCCACGCGCCCCACGGCAACGACCGCCTGGAGCGCTACCCCCTGGTGGGCGTGGTGGCCCCGGAGTGCGCCGTGCCCCACGCCCAGGACCGCGACGCCGAGCTGCCCTGGCTCTTGCGCAAGAGCCCCTTCCTGCGCCGCCACCCCCACCCCATGACCGTGCACTTTCCCATCGGCTTCGCCACCGGGGCCGTGTTCTTTCTGGTGCTCTTCAAGCTCTTCGGGGGGGCGTTCCTGGAGTCGGGCGTGCACGCCATGAACCTCGCGGGCGCCGTGTTCACGCCCGTGGCCCTGGCGACGGGCCTGGCCACCTGGAAATACAACTACGGCTGCACCCTGGTGCGGCCGGTGCGGATCAAGCTGTACCTTTCGCCCGTGCTGTGGGTGCAGTTCGTGGCCTGCGCGGTCTGGTTCGGGTTCGATCCGGCGGCCCTTTCCACCGGCTCGGGCCTGGCGCTGCTCACGTTCTCCATGCTGCCGGTGATGGGCGTTCTGGGCTTCATCGGGGCCACGCTCACCTTCCCCCTGCACGACTAG
- a CDS encoding chemotaxis protein CheW — translation MSDTLHATSHRYLTFTLGRDMFALDIACVREILDMTEITRIPQAPEAVRGVVNVRGAAVPVVDLRLRFGMEAGEQTVHTRIIIVEIPTGDSITVLGAIADSVKEVLELEPDAIAPPPSMGTGVATDFLRGIGKSGGRFILILEISKVLGTSEVLSIKELGDMAAGETQA, via the coding sequence ATGAGCGACACATTGCACGCCACGAGCCATCGCTACCTGACCTTCACCCTGGGCCGGGACATGTTTGCCCTGGACATCGCCTGCGTCCGCGAAATCCTGGACATGACGGAGATCACCCGCATCCCGCAGGCCCCCGAGGCCGTGCGCGGGGTGGTGAACGTGCGCGGCGCGGCCGTGCCCGTGGTGGACCTGCGCCTGCGCTTCGGCATGGAGGCGGGCGAACAGACGGTGCACACGCGCATCATCATCGTGGAAATCCCCACGGGGGATTCCATCACGGTGCTGGGGGCCATCGCGGACTCGGTGAAGGAGGTGCTGGAACTGGAGCCGGACGCCATCGCACCCCCTCCCAGCATGGGCACGGGCGTGGCCACGGACTTCCTGCGCGGCATCGGCAAGTCGGGCGGCAGGTTCATCCTGATCCTGGAAATCTCCAAGGTCCTCGGAACCTCCGAGGTGCTCTCCATCAAGGAGCTGGGGGATATGGCCGCCGGAGAAACCCAGGCCTGA
- a CDS encoding Hsp20/alpha crystallin family protein, with the protein MVIDFSPLFGQQTPLDRIFEAFWSPSMAISQRPYAYPPVNISETPDAITVRCELPGMDISEIDLTLTESSLAIKGERKSAKGKYYRQERPTGAFQRVVNVSAPIDREKVAARMKDGLLEITLPKSEASKPRKISIDIA; encoded by the coding sequence ATGGTCATCGACTTCAGTCCCCTCTTCGGGCAGCAGACGCCCCTCGACCGGATCTTCGAGGCCTTCTGGTCGCCCTCCATGGCCATCTCGCAGAGGCCCTACGCCTACCCGCCCGTGAACATCTCCGAGACGCCCGACGCCATCACCGTGCGCTGCGAACTGCCCGGCATGGACATCTCCGAGATCGACCTGACGCTCACCGAGTCCAGCCTGGCCATCAAGGGCGAGCGCAAGTCCGCCAAGGGCAAGTACTACCGCCAGGAGCGCCCCACCGGCGCGTTCCAGCGCGTGGTCAACGTGAGCGCACCCATCGACCGCGAGAAGGTCGCCGCGCGCATGAAGGACGGCCTGCTGGAAATCACCCTGCCCAAGAGCGAAGCCAGCAAGCCCCGCAAGATCTCCATCGACATCGCCTAG
- the folD gene encoding bifunctional methylenetetrahydrofolate dehydrogenase/methenyltetrahydrofolate cyclohydrolase FolD — protein MLLLDGKATAQALRQELAQETARLAEQYGRTPHLAVVLVGDDPASQIYVRNKEKACADAGIRSTAHRVEAEIGQAALESLVSGLNADPDIDGILVQAPLPRGLNLLDVQSLVDPAKDVDGFHPVSVGRLSIGLPSLPPCTPAGVMFLLEKYGIPCSGRKAVVVGRSNIVGKPMALMLTKADATVTVCHSRTRNLADECRQADILVAAIGRAKMITADMVKPGAVVMDVGMNRDESGLCGDVDFASVKEVASAITPVPGGIGPMTIAMLLKNTVQAYLWRMGA, from the coding sequence ATGCTGCTTCTCGACGGCAAGGCCACGGCCCAGGCCCTGCGCCAGGAACTCGCCCAGGAAACCGCGCGGCTGGCCGAACAGTACGGACGCACGCCCCACCTGGCCGTGGTGCTGGTGGGCGACGATCCGGCCTCCCAGATCTACGTGCGCAACAAGGAAAAGGCCTGCGCCGACGCGGGCATTCGCTCCACCGCCCACCGCGTGGAGGCCGAGATCGGCCAGGCGGCCCTGGAGTCGCTGGTGTCTGGCCTCAACGCCGACCCGGACATCGACGGCATCCTCGTGCAGGCCCCCCTGCCCAGGGGCCTGAACCTCCTGGACGTGCAGTCCCTGGTGGACCCGGCCAAGGACGTTGACGGCTTCCACCCCGTGAGCGTGGGCCGCCTCTCCATCGGCCTGCCCAGCCTTCCTCCCTGCACCCCGGCGGGCGTCATGTTCCTCCTGGAGAAATACGGCATCCCCTGCTCCGGCAGGAAGGCCGTGGTGGTGGGGCGCTCCAACATCGTGGGCAAGCCCATGGCCCTCATGCTCACCAAGGCCGACGCCACGGTGACCGTGTGCCACTCCCGCACCAGGAACCTGGCCGACGAGTGCCGCCAAGCCGACATCCTGGTGGCGGCCATCGGCCGGGCGAAGATGATCACGGCGGACATGGTCAAGCCCGGAGCCGTGGTGATGGACGTGGGCATGAACCGCGACGAATCCGGCCTGTGCGGCGACGTGGACTTCGCCTCGGTGAAGGAGGTGGCCTCGGCCATCACCCCCGTGCCCGGCGGCATCGGCCCAATGACCATCGCCATGCTGCTCAAGAACACCGTCCAGGCGTACCTGTGGCGCATGGGGGCGTGA
- a CDS encoding YbhB/YbcL family Raf kinase inhibitor-like protein produces the protein MKGFARAAFLAALFLFLAGAEARASALSVSSPAFKDGERMPRQSGCEGGDRSPPLQVVGVPGEAKSLAILMTEQDSPRGQQPLWIAYNLAPTYISIAENQPRTRQLKGGGMQIALGNAKPGYTGPCPPAGVTRRYLIEVFALDSLLDLPENATKQDFLLAVEGHILVRGWITGRYKK, from the coding sequence ATGAAGGGCTTTGCGCGCGCGGCCTTCCTGGCCGCCTTGTTCCTCTTCCTCGCGGGCGCGGAGGCCCGGGCTTCCGCGCTCTCGGTCTCGAGCCCGGCCTTCAAGGACGGCGAACGCATGCCCCGTCAGTCCGGATGCGAGGGGGGCGACCGCTCCCCGCCCCTGCAGGTGGTGGGCGTGCCCGGCGAGGCCAAGTCCCTGGCCATCCTCATGACCGAGCAGGACTCGCCCAGGGGGCAGCAGCCCTTGTGGATCGCCTACAACCTGGCCCCCACCTACATCTCCATCGCCGAGAACCAGCCCAGGACCCGCCAGCTCAAGGGCGGCGGCATGCAGATCGCCCTGGGCAACGCCAAGCCCGGCTACACCGGGCCCTGCCCCCCGGCCGGGGTCACGCGGCGCTACCTCATCGAGGTGTTCGCCCTGGACTCCCTGCTGGACCTGCCCGAGAACGCCACCAAGCAGGATTTCCTCCTGGCCGTGGAGGGCCACATCCTGGTCCGGGGGTGGATCACGGGCCGCTATAAGAAGTAA
- a CDS encoding Hsp20/alpha crystallin family protein: MSENQRNEERGLPRVKPATDIVETEDGFYIYMDMPGVSKEALVIDLNEDEIKVSGRTAYPASEAEEKLIHVEFGNGEYYRGFTLSHIVDKHRINAVLKNGVLELHLPKAEKAQPRKIEIQMG; encoded by the coding sequence ATGAGCGAGAACCAGAGAAACGAGGAAAGGGGCCTGCCCCGCGTCAAGCCCGCCACCGACATCGTGGAGACCGAGGACGGCTTCTACATCTACATGGATATGCCCGGCGTCTCCAAGGAGGCCCTGGTCATCGACCTGAACGAGGACGAGATCAAGGTGTCGGGCCGCACGGCCTACCCCGCCTCCGAAGCCGAGGAGAAGCTTATCCACGTGGAGTTCGGCAACGGCGAATACTACCGGGGCTTCACCCTCTCCCACATCGTGGACAAGCACCGCATCAACGCGGTGCTCAAGAACGGCGTGCTGGAACTGCACCTGCCCAAGGCCGAAAAGGCCCAGCCCCGCAAGATCGAGATCCAGATGGGCTGA